From a region of the Arachis ipaensis cultivar K30076 chromosome B09, Araip1.1, whole genome shotgun sequence genome:
- the LOC107615545 gene encoding uncharacterized protein LOC107615545, with the protein MHHQDKLLLDATSGGSLIKNKTTAEAWEVISDLADSTQHSRARSPQPKAVNEVSPSGDAILTKTLGEMTIMLQQLTQGQQIPQALISAPPQPQRIEGPPRVCGVCAYNTHYTDECPRLQEDTTLAVANSYPQNQIITKDLTNMEEIKTKGGGITQTKGGTKILKLIPTKTPKSTTINNPKANNHTNNHTNNPHNLNLKGSTNPHIVGLALLKSGTKLDKNVAIPTKLSEETNNEDVWDEVEVMRDEDEGVDKSKEEPPKVKEAKRKTFLEEPLPIPFPTLAKKAKNQEELDPTMVEVFKKVEVTVPLFQEIQQVPRYAKFLKDVCTHKKKLGNLNTRPRFGARFVLADKSIMSIIGIAENVLVNIQGLLFAVDFHILETLPIESNKPSSILLGRPFLKTTRFKLDAHLGVYSFEADGKLFKFTLEESNKPVLKAYSIFAAM; encoded by the exons ATGCATCATCAAGACAAGCTTCTCCTAGATGCCACGAGTGGAGGTTCATTAATCAAGAACAAGACCACTGCAGAAGCATGGGAAGTTATATCAGACTTGGCGGACTCCACTCAACACTCAAGGGCGAGGAGCCCACAACCGAAAGCTGTGAATGAAGTTTCTCCCTCCGGAGATGCTATTTTGACCAAGACCCTTGGTGAAATGACAATTATGTTGCAACAACTCACCCAAGGGCAACAAATCCCTCAAGCTTTGATAAGTGCTCCACCTCAACCTCAAAGGATCGAAGGACCACCAAGGGTATGTGGTGTTTGTGCGTATAACACTCATTACACCGATGAGTGTCCTCGGCTCCAAGAGGACACTACATTGGCGGTAGCTAACTCTTACCCACAAAACCAAATTATAACTAAGGATCTAACCAACATGGAGGAAATCAAaaccaagggtggagggataactcAAACCAAAGGTGGAACCAAGATCCTCAAGCTCATCCCAACCAAAACTCCCAAGTCTACTACTATCAACAACCCCAAGGCCAACAACCATACCAATAACCATACCAACAACCCCCACAATCTCAACCTCAAGGGAAGTACCAACCCCCACATAGTAGGCCTAGCCCTCCTCAA GAGCGGCACTAAATTGGATAAGAATGTTGCTATACCTACAAAGTTGAGTGAGGAGACAAACAATGAAGATGTGTGGGATGAAGTGGAGGTGATGAGGGATGAAGATGAAGGTGTTGataaaagcaaggaagaaccacccAAGGTCAAGGAGGCAAAGAGAAAGACTTTTCTTGAAGAGCCTTTGCCCATTCCATTCCCAACTTTAGCCAAGAAGGCCAAGAACCAAGAAGAGCTTGACCCCACTATGGTGGAAGTTTTCAAGAAGGTTGAAGTCACCGTTCCTCTCTTCCAAGAAATTCAACAAGTGCCAAGATATGCCAAGTTCCTTAAAGATGTTTGCACTCACAAAAAAAAGCTTGGCAACCTCAACACAAGGCCG AGGTTCGGGGCGAGGTTTGTGCTAGCCGACAAGAGTATTATGTCCATTATTGGGATTGCTGAAAATGTCTTAGTCAATATTCAAGGATTGCTCTTTGCAGTTGATTTTCACATATTGGAGACACTTCCTATTGAGTCAAACAAGCCATCATCCATActccttggaaggccattcttaAAGACAACCCGTTTCAAGCTAGATGCACATTTGGGAGTCTATTCTTTTGAGGCGGATGGCAAGTTATTCAAGTTCACCCTGGAAGAGTCCAACAAGCCCGTTCTTAAAGCGTATTCTATTTTTGCTGCGATGTAG